Part of the Labrenzia sp. PHM005 genome is shown below.
TGGCCGCTATGCAAGCGGCCTGGGACGCCAGAATCCGATATTTCGATACGGCGCCATTCTATGGGCACGGGCTGTCTGAACGGCGGGTTGGTGATTTTCTGCGAGACAAAGACGGTTGGGTTCTGTCGAGCAAGGTTGGCAAGCTGTTGCGTCCGGTTGTCGAGGCCGATATTCCCGATCATGGTTTTGTTGACCCGCTGCCTTTCACGGTCGACTTCGACTACACCTACAATGGCATCATGAAATCATACGAGATGTCGCTCGCCCGGCTGGGTCTCAATCGGATCGACATTCTCTACGTGCATGATCTGGAGCCGCGCGGCTTTGATGAGGCGACCTATAAAAAGCACCTGACAGATTTTTTCGGCGGCGGTCATCTGGCTCTAACCGAGTTGAAATCCAGCGGTGCAATCAAAGCCTTTGGCCTTGGGGTCAATGAAGTTCAGGCGTGTCTGAACATATTGGTTCAGGCCGATCTCGACGTTATTCTGTTGGCGGGGCGCTTTTCGCTTTTAGATCGTCGTGGCGCAAAGGTACTCCTGCCGCTATGTGAACAGCGTGGCGTTTCGATTGTCGCCGGCGGGGTGTTTAACTCCGGTATTCTCGCAACGGGGCCAATTGACGGCGCTTACTTTGACTATGCTCCAGCGCCGCGCGACATCTGCGAGAAGGTCGCGCACATCCAAAAACACCTGGAGGCGAAAGGGCATCAGCTGCCTCAGGCCGCATTGCAGTTCCCTTTAACTTCTCCAGTGATCAAATCGGTTCTCATCGGCTCTGCCAAGGCTGGCAGCGTGAAGGCAAATGCTGAGTTGATGAACACATCGATCGATCCGGATGATTTCGAAGCGGTCAATCCTTACACGATCGGGTAGGGTGATTTATCAGGTGGCTGGGTGTCGTAGGTCCAAAGGGCCATTTGCAGGCTTTTAGGGAATACGTGTGCGATCAACGAACTTGCGCAGAGCAAAACGTGACCGGACCACCCGCAGCCCTGGAAGGCGCATGAGCTTGGTTTGGAGAAAACTCTCAAACTCCTCTAGGCTTTCGACCCAGATTTCCAGCAGAAAGTCCTGGGCGCCGGTCATCAGTGTGCCGGTTACGACCTCTTCAAAGAGGGCCACCTGGCTCTGAAAATTTAAGACTTCATCGGCATCTTGCCGTTCAAGTTCGACGGAAACGTAGGCTGTAATGCCAAAGCCGGCCGCTTTCCGGTCGATCCGGGCGCGGTAACCGGAAATCACACCGCTGTCTTCCAAGTGTCTGAGGCGGCGCTTACAGGGCGTTGCTGAGAGCCCAACCCGATCGGCTAACTGCACGATCGAAATGCGGCCATCTTCACAGACTGCGCGAAGAATCTTCCGATCGATGTCATCGATGGTGACTTCCACTCCAATTCTCCAATTTATGAGCGATATCCGCTAATAATCACAATTCTGAAGCTAAGAAAACGATTTTTCGTCTAACGAACCTGACTACGCTAAAGCGGGACGTAGTTTTCTACTGTTGGCGAGGAAATCATGCAGCTTAAGATCACCCAAGAAACGCCGCCGGCGGGCTTTGAACGCCTGCTTTTTGTTGAGGAACCGGACAGCGGCTTGCAGGCGTTTATCTGCGTCCATTCTACTGTACTTGGCCCGGCGGCGGGTGGCTGCCGCATGTGGAAATATGGTTCCTTGGATCAAGCTCGCACCGATGTCTTGCGCCTTGCCTCGGGCATGACCAGCAAGAATGCCATGGCGGGCTTAGGACTTGGGGGCGGCAAGTCGGTGATCGTTGGCGATGCAAAAACCGATAAGTCTGAAGCTCTGTTCCGAGCGTTTGGCCAGGCTGTAGAATCCCTGAAAGGAACTTACTACACCGCGGAAGATGTCGGGATTTCGCCGGAAGATATGGCGATGGTAGCAGCCGAAACCGACTATGCCGTTGGCCTGGAATGCGGTCAACATGGTAGCGGTGATCCGTCTCCTTTCACTGCGGAAGGTGTGTTCCAGTGTCTGAAAGTTGGCGCAGAAAACGTCTTTGCAACGTCTGACTTTACCGGGCGCCGGGTTCTGGTTCAGGGTCTTGGCCATGTCGGTATGTCGCTGGCGGAAAAGCTTCATGAAGCTGGCGCGCAGCTGATCGTCGCTGACATCAACGAAGCTGCCTTGAAGCGTGCGGCAAAAGACCTTGGTGCTGAGGTCTGTGCTGTCGACGCGGTGTTTGACGCGCAAATGGACATTTTTGCGCCTTGCGCTCTTGGCGGCGTGCTGACTGAGGAGAGTGCTGCGCGATTGAAGGCCAAGCTCGTCTGTGGAGCGGCCAACAATCAGCTCGCCACTCCGGGTGTGGCTGAAACACTGCGTGCACGCGACATACGTTATTTGCCGGATTACGTCGTCAATGCTGGTGGTATCATCAGTGTTGCCAGTGAGATCCATAAAACTGGTGAAGACTACCGGGATGACCGTTTGAATTTGCTCGCCGGGCGGATCCGCGAGATTTTGGATCTGAGCGACCAAAGCGGCAAGACCACAACACGTGTTGCCGATGAACTGGTTGCAAAGATCATTGCTGACGCCCGCAGCCTTCAGAAAGGCGCTGCATGACCCAGGATACTGCTCCTCTATCGTTGAATGTGCCGGAGCCGGGCTGCCGGCCCGGCGACACACCGGATTTTTCCGATTTCGAAATTCCCCGGGCCGGTGCGGTTGGCCGCCCCCCGGTAGACGTCGATCCGGATGAAATCCGGGACATGGCCTTTTCCATCGTTCGGGTCTTGAACAAGGAAGGCAAGGCGGTCGGCGAATGGGCTGGAGCGCTCAGCGTTGAGGAGCTGCGCTTAGGTCTGCGCCACATGTTGTTGCTGCGCACTTTTGATGCGCGCATGCAGAACGCGCAGCGCCAAGGCAAGACCAGTTTCTATATGCAGCATTTGGGTGAAGAGGCCGTGTCTTGTGCCTTTGCCCGAGCTTTGGAGCCGGGAGAT
Proteins encoded:
- a CDS encoding aldo/keto reductase gives rise to the protein MRTRTLGETGLNLTELSFGAGAIGNLYRPVDRDSAMAAMQAAWDARIRYFDTAPFYGHGLSERRVGDFLRDKDGWVLSSKVGKLLRPVVEADIPDHGFVDPLPFTVDFDYTYNGIMKSYEMSLARLGLNRIDILYVHDLEPRGFDEATYKKHLTDFFGGGHLALTELKSSGAIKAFGLGVNEVQACLNILVQADLDVILLAGRFSLLDRRGAKVLLPLCEQRGVSIVAGGVFNSGILATGPIDGAYFDYAPAPRDICEKVAHIQKHLEAKGHQLPQAALQFPLTSPVIKSVLIGSAKAGSVKANAELMNTSIDPDDFEAVNPYTIG
- a CDS encoding Lrp/AsnC family transcriptional regulator; the encoded protein is MEVTIDDIDRKILRAVCEDGRISIVQLADRVGLSATPCKRRLRHLEDSGVISGYRARIDRKAAGFGITAYVSVELERQDADEVLNFQSQVALFEEVVTGTLMTGAQDFLLEIWVESLEEFESFLQTKLMRLPGLRVVRSRFALRKFVDRTRIP
- a CDS encoding Glu/Leu/Phe/Val dehydrogenase dimerization domain-containing protein is translated as MQLKITQETPPAGFERLLFVEEPDSGLQAFICVHSTVLGPAAGGCRMWKYGSLDQARTDVLRLASGMTSKNAMAGLGLGGGKSVIVGDAKTDKSEALFRAFGQAVESLKGTYYTAEDVGISPEDMAMVAAETDYAVGLECGQHGSGDPSPFTAEGVFQCLKVGAENVFATSDFTGRRVLVQGLGHVGMSLAEKLHEAGAQLIVADINEAALKRAAKDLGAEVCAVDAVFDAQMDIFAPCALGGVLTEESAARLKAKLVCGAANNQLATPGVAETLRARDIRYLPDYVVNAGGIISVASEIHKTGEDYRDDRLNLLAGRIREILDLSDQSGKTTTRVADELVAKIIADARSLQKGAA